A single region of the Bacteroides luhongzhouii genome encodes:
- a CDS encoding RagB/SusD family nutrient uptake outer membrane protein, translating to MRKIYRTLLCGSLLLFSLGFSSCEDYLDKEADSTVSEEEAFKNFRNFQGFIEEIYNCIPDKEKNNYTTSWNWGDDEIFNPEGDSHMTHQVDLGNFRAWSTNNQCWLYRTGSDPTATYHPNSDGNAKFKHSLWPHAWYCIRKANIGIANLERLTEATDEEKKLIAGQLYFFRAWWHFEMMQYFGGLPYIDTVLSATEKMSLPRLSYQECADKAAVDFRMAADLLPINWDNTTVGKQTAGKNDLRINKIMALGYLGKNYLWAASPLMEHGAQLGGSNTYNYNTEYAKKAAEAFGELLTLVESGQTQYALAQFDYSDIYNHTKSASASNSYSEIFYTTGQNWKMPGTTEAIFRGPSEDFNGSNWNMTKLWGPKIYGLVEHDNIIHQPTANYVNLYGMENGLPLSEDETKSGFRKNFPFRNRDARFYHDIVFDGFHYVNAAIPEADKEFLRYCTLYTGGAMRAVANASRTGYFIQKLVPHQANKYDGLYNWSGNLHTYLPYMRLADIYLMYAEACAAVDGAAGKSTNFGKTAEDAINTLRKRAGVGPVGGGEPGDEKGTLCPEYISNSQKFMDEVRRERAVELSFEGFRFNDLQRWLLLTEEPYTIKTSQEFERVENEDFYKNNDPAEAEVRNFREETILKRVFGTKHYWFPLLDNDVYLYAEFPQNPGW from the coding sequence ATGAGAAAAATATATAGAACTCTTTTATGCGGTAGCTTATTGCTCTTCTCGTTGGGATTTTCATCTTGTGAGGACTATCTAGACAAGGAAGCTGACTCTACTGTATCTGAAGAAGAAGCATTTAAGAACTTTAGGAATTTTCAGGGGTTTATCGAGGAAATATACAACTGTATTCCTGATAAGGAGAAGAACAATTATACTACTTCCTGGAATTGGGGAGATGATGAAATATTCAACCCGGAAGGTGACAGCCACATGACGCATCAGGTCGATTTGGGTAACTTCCGTGCATGGTCTACCAATAATCAATGCTGGCTCTATCGTACCGGCAGTGATCCTACGGCTACTTATCATCCGAACAGTGACGGCAATGCTAAGTTTAAACATTCACTGTGGCCACATGCATGGTATTGTATACGTAAGGCTAACATCGGTATCGCTAATCTAGAAAGGTTAACGGAAGCTACGGATGAGGAGAAAAAATTGATTGCCGGTCAGCTTTATTTTTTCCGCGCATGGTGGCACTTTGAAATGATGCAATATTTTGGTGGCTTGCCTTATATTGATACAGTCTTATCTGCTACAGAGAAAATGTCTTTGCCACGTCTGAGTTATCAGGAATGTGCAGATAAAGCAGCAGTCGATTTCCGTATGGCAGCGGATTTGCTTCCTATTAATTGGGATAACACAACTGTTGGCAAACAAACCGCGGGTAAGAATGATTTGCGTATCAACAAGATTATGGCATTAGGCTATCTGGGCAAGAATTATCTTTGGGCTGCCAGTCCTCTGATGGAACATGGTGCACAGCTAGGTGGAAGCAATACTTACAATTACAATACAGAATATGCAAAAAAAGCAGCAGAGGCATTCGGAGAGTTACTGACACTTGTCGAAAGCGGGCAGACGCAATATGCATTGGCGCAGTTTGATTATAGTGATATTTATAATCATACCAAATCGGCATCTGCTTCTAATAGTTATTCTGAAATATTCTATACTACTGGTCAGAACTGGAAAATGCCGGGTACTACAGAAGCTATTTTCCGTGGTCCGTCCGAAGACTTCAACGGTAGTAACTGGAATATGACCAAGTTGTGGGGACCTAAAATTTATGGTTTGGTTGAACATGATAATATCATCCACCAACCTACTGCCAACTATGTGAATTTATATGGTATGGAGAACGGTTTGCCATTGAGTGAAGATGAAACAAAATCCGGTTTTAGAAAGAATTTTCCATTTAGAAATCGTGATGCCCGTTTTTATCATGACATAGTTTTTGACGGATTCCATTATGTCAATGCAGCTATTCCTGAAGCAGACAAGGAATTCTTGCGCTATTGCACTCTGTATACGGGCGGAGCTATGAGAGCCGTGGCCAATGCTAGCCGTACCGGCTATTTCATCCAGAAATTAGTACCGCATCAGGCTAATAAATATGACGGACTCTATAATTGGTCGGGTAACCTGCATACATATTTACCTTACATGCGTTTGGCGGATATTTATTTGATGTATGCTGAGGCTTGTGCGGCAGTAGACGGTGCTGCAGGTAAATCTACAAATTTTGGTAAAACGGCTGAAGATGCGATCAATACTTTGCGTAAACGTGCAGGAGTAGGCCCTGTTGGTGGAGGGGAACCGGGTGATGAAAAAGGTACTCTTTGTCCGGAATATATTTCCAATTCCCAGAAATTTATGGATGAAGTTCGTCGTGAACGTGCTGTCGAGTTGTCTTTTGAAGGTTTCCGCTTTAACGATTTGCAGCGTTGGTTGCTGCTGACCGAAGAGCCCTATACTATTAAGACTTCACAAGAATTCGAACGTGTAGAGAATGAAGACTTTTATAAGAATAATGATCCGGCAGAGGCAGAAGTGAGAAACTTCCGTGAGGAGACTATTTTGAAACGGGTATTTGGAACGAAGCATTACTGGTTCCCCTTATTGGATAATGACGTGTATCTGTATGCTGAATTCCCGCAGAATCCGGGATGGTAA
- a CDS encoding SusC/RagA family TonB-linked outer membrane protein, which produces MVMKNVTKKIQKIPYLFLLMLFSFVTASAQKGITVRGTVLDSNGETIIGASVVLKGNNSIGTISDIDGNFVLTVPNEKSTLIVSYVGMKPQEVKVVSKGLFKVVLEDDTKQLEEVVVVGYGQQKKASVVGAITQTTGKVLERAAGISDIGAALTGNLPGVITTQSSGMPGEEEPKITIRGTSSWNNSDPLVLVDGIERPMSSVDIASVQSISVLKDASATAVYGVKGANGVILVTTKRGTEGAAQINIAANATMKIPSKLPNKLDSYDALMARNMAIEHELSLYPDSWSYIKPQSIINKYRNPANLEEAERYPNVDWQDVLFKDYAMSYNANVNVSGGTRFVKYFASVDYVHEGDLFDVFDNGRDYNSGYGYDRINVRSNLDFQITKSTVFKVNVAGSNGYKKTPYNNSNYDSSADWSIAQQWAGAYNIAPDVFLPKYSDGSWGYYPNISNVTNSAENVSLGGTMTTTTTQITTDFALEQDLSFITKGLSARAMVSWDNTFVEWKRGINDLYNDAQHKWINPDTGEVSYKKSYDNNTGFDFMQGVMWNTEGGEVKNWATQRNLNYQAQLNWARSFGKHNVTLMGLFSRQETATGSEIPHYREDWAFRTTYNWADRYFIEYNGAYNGSEKFSKENRFAFFNSGAIGWMVSEEPFMKFLKERRILDMLKIRASYGEIGDDNVKTRWLYMNQWAYGGTSSLDVDRGESPYTWYRESAVGNSDVHWEKVKKLNFGIDYSFWDGLFAGSVEVFRDKRTDILVGGSDRAIPSYFGTTAVTANLGKVRTKGYELELRINKTFSNKMRVWANMSMTHAENKILEKDDAPLLAGYQKVAGYAIGQNKAYIDNGYLNSYDDVIGSPQHDTNNSQRLPGDYYIVDFNGDGVVDSKDQAPYGYSDTPQNTYNATLGFEWKGFSAFVQFYGVNNVTRVVQLTSFGSQMNTVYDQGSWWSEAGDAADVVTPRWLSKVSGYSNGTQYYYDGSYIRLKNAEIAYTFTDGWVRKLGVKNLKIYLNGNNLWVWSKMPDDRESNFAGSGNQGAYPTVKRFNLGVKFTL; this is translated from the coding sequence ATGGTAATGAAAAATGTAACGAAGAAAATTCAAAAGATTCCTTACTTGTTTCTCCTTATGTTGTTTAGTTTTGTAACAGCATCAGCACAGAAAGGGATAACGGTGAGGGGAACGGTTCTTGACAGTAATGGTGAGACAATCATTGGAGCCTCAGTAGTTTTAAAGGGTAATAATTCAATAGGTACGATTTCAGATATAGATGGAAATTTTGTATTGACCGTACCCAATGAGAAGTCTACCCTTATTGTTTCGTATGTAGGAATGAAACCACAGGAGGTAAAAGTGGTTTCCAAAGGTCTTTTTAAAGTGGTGTTGGAAGATGATACTAAACAACTGGAAGAAGTAGTAGTTGTAGGTTACGGACAACAGAAGAAAGCGAGTGTGGTAGGTGCTATCACGCAGACCACTGGAAAAGTATTGGAACGGGCGGCTGGTATTTCTGATATTGGTGCGGCGTTAACCGGTAACCTGCCGGGGGTTATAACGACTCAAAGTTCCGGTATGCCAGGTGAAGAAGAACCGAAAATCACAATACGTGGGACTAGTTCATGGAATAATAGTGACCCGTTGGTACTGGTGGATGGCATAGAACGTCCGATGAGCAGTGTGGATATTGCTTCTGTACAATCTATTTCTGTCTTGAAGGATGCTTCTGCAACTGCTGTTTATGGTGTGAAAGGTGCAAATGGTGTCATTTTGGTAACGACTAAACGCGGAACTGAGGGAGCTGCCCAAATAAACATAGCAGCCAATGCCACGATGAAGATACCTTCCAAGCTTCCTAACAAGTTGGATTCTTATGATGCTTTGATGGCACGCAATATGGCTATTGAGCATGAGTTGAGCTTGTATCCAGATTCATGGTCGTACATAAAGCCGCAGTCAATAATTAATAAGTATCGTAATCCGGCAAATTTGGAAGAAGCGGAACGCTATCCGAATGTGGACTGGCAGGATGTATTGTTCAAAGACTATGCGATGTCCTACAATGCAAATGTGAATGTCAGCGGTGGAACTCGGTTTGTAAAATATTTCGCTTCTGTCGATTATGTGCATGAGGGGGACTTGTTCGATGTATTTGATAATGGGCGTGATTATAATTCCGGTTATGGATATGACAGAATTAATGTACGTAGTAATTTGGATTTTCAGATAACCAAGAGTACTGTTTTTAAGGTTAATGTAGCGGGCTCTAATGGATACAAGAAAACTCCTTATAATAATTCCAATTATGATAGCTCGGCCGACTGGTCGATTGCCCAGCAGTGGGCGGGGGCGTATAATATTGCTCCGGATGTATTTCTTCCAAAATATTCGGATGGTTCATGGGGATATTATCCGAATATTTCGAATGTTACCAATTCTGCAGAAAATGTTTCATTGGGAGGTACGATGACTACCACTACTACACAGATAACAACTGACTTTGCATTGGAACAGGATTTGAGCTTTATAACGAAAGGATTGAGTGCAAGGGCTATGGTTTCTTGGGATAATACTTTTGTAGAATGGAAACGCGGTATCAATGACCTATATAACGACGCACAACATAAATGGATTAATCCGGATACAGGGGAGGTCAGTTATAAAAAGTCGTATGACAACAATACAGGTTTTGATTTTATGCAGGGTGTAATGTGGAATACGGAAGGTGGTGAAGTCAAGAATTGGGCGACACAGCGTAACCTTAATTATCAGGCACAGTTAAATTGGGCCCGTAGTTTTGGAAAGCATAATGTTACCCTTATGGGATTGTTCAGTCGTCAAGAAACGGCTACAGGAAGTGAAATTCCTCACTATCGTGAAGACTGGGCATTCCGTACTACTTATAATTGGGCGGATCGGTATTTTATTGAATATAATGGTGCTTATAATGGTTCCGAGAAGTTCAGCAAAGAAAATCGTTTTGCATTCTTTAATTCCGGTGCTATCGGATGGATGGTTAGTGAAGAACCGTTTATGAAATTCTTGAAAGAACGCAGAATTTTGGATATGTTGAAAATTCGTGCTTCTTATGGTGAAATCGGTGATGATAATGTAAAAACACGTTGGTTGTATATGAATCAATGGGCTTACGGCGGAACCTCGTCTTTGGATGTAGATCGTGGTGAAAGTCCATATACTTGGTATCGTGAATCAGCAGTAGGTAATTCTGATGTGCATTGGGAGAAAGTAAAGAAATTGAATTTTGGTATTGATTACTCTTTTTGGGATGGTTTGTTTGCAGGTAGCGTGGAAGTCTTTCGTGATAAACGTACTGATATTCTGGTGGGTGGAAGCGATCGGGCTATTCCTTCTTATTTTGGTACTACAGCAGTTACTGCTAACTTAGGTAAGGTTAGAACCAAAGGTTATGAGTTGGAACTTCGTATCAACAAGACATTTTCCAATAAGATGCGCGTTTGGGCTAATATGAGCATGACCCATGCGGAAAATAAGATACTTGAAAAAGACGATGCTCCATTGTTGGCTGGGTATCAAAAGGTGGCTGGTTATGCCATTGGTCAGAATAAGGCATATATTGATAATGGATATTTGAATTCTTATGACGATGTGATTGGTAGCCCGCAGCATGATACAAACAATTCACAACGTCTTCCCGGAGACTATTATATTGTCGATTTCAATGGGGATGGTGTCGTCGACAGCAAGGACCAAGCTCCTTACGGTTACTCTGATACTCCACAGAACACATATAATGCTACTCTTGGCTTTGAGTGGAAGGGATTTAGTGCTTTTGTTCAGTTCTATGGTGTAAACAATGTGACTCGTGTCGTTCAGTTGACCAGTTTTGGCAGTCAGATGAATACGGTGTATGATCAGGGTAGCTGGTGGTCTGAGGCTGGCGATGCGGCCGATGTTGTAACTCCGCGCTGGTTGTCAAAGGTGAGCGGTTACAGTAATGGTACGCAATACTATTATGACGGTTCTTATATTCGTCTGAAAAATGCAGAGATAGCCTATACCTTTACAGATGGATGGGTGCGAAAACTCGGGGTGAAAAATTTGAAGATTTACTTAAATGGAAACAACTTATGGGTATGGTCTAAGATGCCGGACGACCGTGAATCAAATTTTGCAGGTTCGGGTAATCAAGGGGCGTATCCTACGGTGAAACGTTTCAACTTAGGTGTTAAATTTACATTATAA
- a CDS encoding glycoside hydrolase family 43 protein: MKNTRVIQSMSIVWLSIFMLGIAMMSCNSKKEQQLPTIGKSVALFDYFSYKGNDDFYISNPLSGEDYFYNPILPGWYSDPSVCTNGEGDYFLVTSTFTYFPGVPIFHSKDLVNWKQIGHVLNRASQLVNMEGQKVSGGIFAPAISYNPHNKTYYMVTTNVGAGNFFVKTQDPFGEWSEPVMLPEVGGIDPSFFFDEDGKAYIVNNDEAPDNKPEYSGHRTIRIQEFDVKTDKTIGPRKILVNKGAQPADKPIWIEGPHLYKINGKYFLMSAEGGTGNWHSEVIFCGDSPMGKFLPWENNPILTQRHLNSDRPNSVTCAGHADLIQTKEGDWWAVFLACRPINNQFENLGRETFMMPVKWSEDGFPYMTQGDDLVPMIIRREGVKRDTTVTYGNFELIENFDSPILDMTWMTLRASASDLYSLTETPGYLTLKCANISATEKKTPAFVCHRLQHHKFECATRMLFNPSNDKETAGMLLFKDETHQYFFCLNKVGENKNISLKQIGEKEQTLASDEIDADTNEVYLKLVSQGIGYDFYYSIDGEKSWKLLCKDVDPSYLSTTTAGGFTGTTIGLYATCK, translated from the coding sequence ATGAAGAATACACGGGTTATACAATCAATGTCAATCGTTTGGCTCTCCATATTTATGTTGGGGATAGCAATGATGTCATGTAACTCAAAGAAAGAACAACAATTACCGACTATTGGAAAATCTGTGGCTCTCTTTGATTATTTTTCTTATAAAGGAAATGATGATTTTTATATTTCCAATCCTCTATCAGGTGAAGATTATTTTTATAATCCTATTTTGCCGGGATGGTATTCCGATCCTAGTGTTTGCACAAATGGAGAAGGTGATTATTTCCTGGTAACATCTACATTCACTTATTTCCCCGGTGTTCCTATTTTTCACAGCAAGGACTTGGTGAATTGGAAACAGATAGGGCATGTGTTGAACCGTGCTTCGCAATTAGTGAATATGGAAGGACAGAAAGTGAGTGGCGGTATTTTTGCTCCGGCTATTTCCTATAATCCGCATAATAAGACCTACTATATGGTGACTACCAATGTGGGAGCCGGGAATTTCTTTGTTAAGACACAAGATCCGTTTGGTGAATGGTCAGAGCCTGTCATGTTGCCGGAAGTCGGAGGAATTGATCCTTCTTTCTTTTTTGATGAAGATGGTAAGGCATATATTGTTAATAATGATGAGGCTCCGGATAATAAGCCTGAATATAGTGGGCATCGTACCATACGTATACAAGAGTTTGATGTGAAGACGGATAAGACGATCGGTCCCCGTAAAATCCTAGTAAACAAAGGAGCTCAACCGGCAGACAAACCAATTTGGATAGAAGGCCCTCATTTATATAAGATAAATGGAAAGTATTTCTTGATGTCCGCCGAAGGTGGAACAGGGAACTGGCATTCGGAAGTGATTTTCTGTGGTGATTCTCCGATGGGTAAATTTCTTCCATGGGAAAATAATCCGATCCTGACGCAAAGACATTTAAATTCTGATCGTCCGAATTCGGTAACTTGTGCTGGTCATGCAGACTTGATTCAAACAAAAGAGGGAGATTGGTGGGCTGTTTTTCTGGCTTGTCGCCCTATCAATAATCAGTTTGAGAATTTGGGACGTGAAACATTTATGATGCCGGTGAAATGGAGTGAAGACGGGTTCCCGTACATGACACAAGGCGATGATTTAGTACCTATGATTATAAGACGTGAAGGGGTGAAACGAGATACGACAGTTACTTATGGTAATTTCGAGTTAATAGAGAACTTTGATTCTCCTATACTCGACATGACTTGGATGACTTTAAGAGCTTCTGCTTCCGATTTATATTCATTGACGGAAACGCCCGGATATCTGACCTTGAAGTGTGCAAATATTAGCGCTACGGAAAAGAAGACTCCGGCATTTGTCTGCCATCGGTTACAACATCATAAATTTGAATGTGCTACCCGTATGTTGTTCAATCCTTCTAACGATAAGGAAACAGCCGGAATGCTGTTGTTTAAAGATGAGACGCATCAATATTTCTTCTGCTTGAATAAAGTGGGTGAGAATAAAAATATTTCTCTGAAACAAATTGGTGAAAAGGAACAGACATTGGCTTCAGATGAAATAGACGCAGATACAAATGAAGTATATTTGAAATTAGTATCTCAAGGAATTGGTTACGATTTCTATTATTCTATTGATGGTGAGAAAAGCTGGAAACTGCTTTGTAAAGATGTAGATCCTAGTTATCTCTCTACTACAACGGCTGGTGGATTTACCGGTACTACAATTGGATTATACGCTACTTGCAAATAA
- a CDS encoding SusC/RagA family TonB-linked outer membrane protein gives MKHIYRRFILSAVLVFPVVISAGAQELAGENASSLQNDSLVQVAFRKVSQNNLLGGASVVNVEELTKKNYNTWSLTDMQGYVGGYNGNSLWGMDEKLILVDGVPRNIDYISPTEISQITFLKGAQAVVLYGSRAAKGVIMITTKRGKSTDLQVDVRANTGFYVAKSYPEYLGSAEYMTLYNEARANDGLGALYSAEDIYHYGSGENPYRYANVNMYSSDYIKKAYNRSDVTAEISGGNHRAHFYTNINYLRSNDVFKIGEAKHNGTNGLNIRGNVDLTLNDFITAYVNAKVSFYSRRSANGSYYWSAASTLRPNRISPLIPLSYIDANAVSAWDLVANSNNIVDGKYFLAGTQSDMTNVFGDYYASGYSKATDRSFQFDAGVNIGLDKVLKGLSFHTRFSVDYSTAYITSYNNSYATYAPTWSNNGGKDIIVGLTKYNEDKKSGVQNISGSSDNQTVLFSGQFDYENTFNDDHHLAAMLIASGYQQSYSGEYHKTSNVNLGMQLGYNFRNKYYADFGGAVIHSAKLAPGHRNAFSPSLTLGWKLSNESFLENSPVVDELMLSVSGSILNTDLGIDNYYMYDGYYNQSDGAWWGWRESVSLHSTNSKQGANEDLSFIKRKELSVNLKTSLWNRMITADASFFVNSIEGKVVTSTTQYPEYFFTYYPTASFRPYINYDNDRRMGFDFNVNYNKRFGKVDFTAGVTGTYYTTKATKRDELYQDKYQYRKGYAVDGIWGLQCIGFFKDEQDIIDSPEQRLGGTIRPGDLKYVDQNNDGIIDDKDQVYLARGGWYGAPLALGINLTAKWKGLTFFVLGTGEFGGHAMKNNESYYWISGEDKYSAVVRGRWTPETAATATYPRLTTESGTNNFYSSDFWMYKTDAFRLAKVQVTYDLPSKWFKNSFVHGVSAYISGSDLLTISKERKALELNVGSSPQCRFYNLGVTATF, from the coding sequence ATGAAACATATATATAGAAGATTCATTCTCAGTGCAGTGCTTGTTTTTCCGGTTGTTATTTCTGCCGGTGCACAAGAGTTGGCAGGGGAGAATGCAAGTTCGCTGCAAAACGATTCGTTGGTGCAGGTGGCTTTCCGAAAGGTTTCTCAGAACAATTTATTAGGAGGTGCCTCAGTAGTAAATGTAGAGGAATTGACGAAGAAAAATTACAATACATGGAGCTTGACCGATATGCAGGGATATGTCGGTGGTTATAATGGTAACTCATTGTGGGGAATGGATGAAAAGCTGATATTGGTGGACGGGGTACCTCGCAATATTGATTATATTTCTCCTACGGAAATCAGCCAAATAACCTTTTTGAAAGGTGCGCAAGCTGTGGTGCTCTATGGAAGTCGTGCGGCTAAAGGAGTAATTATGATTACAACCAAAAGAGGTAAGAGTACGGATCTTCAAGTAGATGTACGCGCCAATACAGGGTTTTATGTCGCAAAGAGTTACCCCGAATATTTAGGTTCGGCCGAATACATGACTCTTTATAATGAAGCACGTGCCAATGACGGGCTCGGTGCTCTCTATAGCGCGGAGGATATTTACCATTATGGATCCGGTGAGAATCCTTATCGTTATGCTAATGTGAATATGTATTCGTCGGACTATATCAAGAAGGCATATAATCGTTCGGATGTTACAGCTGAAATTTCGGGTGGCAATCATCGTGCCCATTTTTATACGAATATAAATTATCTTCGTTCCAATGACGTTTTCAAAATCGGTGAAGCGAAGCATAATGGGACCAATGGTTTAAATATTCGTGGTAACGTAGATTTGACATTAAATGACTTTATTACAGCTTATGTGAATGCTAAAGTATCTTTCTATTCACGTCGTAGTGCCAATGGGTCTTATTATTGGAGTGCGGCATCTACATTGCGTCCCAATCGTATTTCTCCGTTGATTCCGTTGAGCTATATTGATGCAAATGCAGTTAGTGCATGGGATTTGGTGGCGAATAGCAATAATATAGTTGATGGAAAATACTTTTTGGCAGGAACACAATCTGATATGACAAATGTATTTGGCGATTATTATGCTTCAGGTTATAGCAAAGCAACAGATCGTTCGTTCCAGTTTGATGCGGGAGTGAACATTGGTTTGGACAAGGTGTTGAAAGGACTCTCTTTTCATACTCGGTTTTCTGTAGATTACTCTACTGCTTATATTACTTCTTATAATAACAGCTATGCCACATATGCGCCTACCTGGTCTAATAATGGCGGGAAAGATATTATTGTCGGTTTGACAAAATACAATGAGGACAAGAAGTCCGGTGTGCAGAATATCAGCGGCAGTTCGGATAACCAGACTGTTTTATTCTCCGGCCAGTTCGATTACGAAAACACTTTTAATGATGATCATCATTTGGCTGCCATGTTAATAGCCTCTGGTTATCAACAAAGTTATTCAGGAGAATATCATAAGACAAGCAATGTAAATTTGGGCATGCAGTTGGGATATAACTTCCGCAATAAATATTATGCCGATTTTGGTGGGGCTGTTATACATTCCGCAAAGTTGGCTCCGGGACATCGTAATGCTTTCTCACCTTCTTTGACATTGGGCTGGAAATTATCAAACGAGAGCTTTCTGGAAAATTCTCCGGTAGTGGACGAACTGATGTTGAGTGTGTCCGGTAGTATCTTGAATACGGATTTGGGAATTGACAACTATTATATGTATGATGGTTATTACAATCAGTCGGACGGTGCATGGTGGGGATGGCGCGAGAGTGTATCCCTACACTCTACTAACTCCAAACAAGGGGCGAATGAAGACTTGAGCTTTATCAAGCGTAAAGAGCTTTCAGTTAATCTGAAAACTTCTTTATGGAACCGGATGATAACAGCGGATGCATCTTTCTTTGTTAATTCAATCGAAGGTAAAGTCGTGACTTCTACTACTCAGTATCCGGAGTATTTCTTCACTTATTATCCGACTGCTTCGTTTCGTCCGTACATCAACTACGATAATGACCGTCGCATGGGATTTGATTTCAACGTAAACTACAACAAACGTTTCGGCAAGGTTGATTTTACAGCGGGCGTTACCGGAACTTACTATACAACGAAAGCTACCAAGCGGGATGAATTGTATCAGGACAAATACCAATATCGTAAAGGATATGCTGTTGACGGTATTTGGGGATTACAGTGCATCGGATTCTTCAAGGATGAGCAGGACATCATCGATTCTCCAGAACAGCGTCTTGGCGGTACAATAAGACCGGGTGATTTGAAGTATGTAGATCAGAATAATGACGGTATAATTGATGATAAAGATCAGGTTTATCTGGCTCGTGGAGGTTGGTATGGAGCTCCCTTGGCGTTGGGTATAAACTTGACTGCTAAATGGAAAGGATTAACTTTCTTTGTATTGGGTACAGGTGAGTTTGGCGGACATGCCATGAAAAACAACGAGTCTTATTATTGGATATCCGGTGAAGATAAATACTCGGCAGTAGTCCGGGGGCGTTGGACTCCGGAAACGGCAGCAACAGCTACTTATCCGCGTCTGACTACAGAAAGTGGAACTAATAACTTTTATTCTTCCGACTTCTGGATGTATAAGACGGATGCTTTCCGTTTGGCAAAAGTACAGGTCACGTATGACCTGCCTTCCAAGTGGTTTAAGAATAGTTTTGTTCATGGAGTATCCGCATATATCAGCGGTTCTGATTTGCTCACAATATCCAAGGAACGCAAGGCGCTGGAATTGAATGTTGGCTCCAGCCCGCAATGCCGCTTCTATAATTTAGGTGTGACTGCAACTTTCTAA